The Bacteroidota bacterium genome has a segment encoding these proteins:
- a CDS encoding Mur ligase family protein: MNYHFISIGGAVMHNMALALHQLGHTITGSDDEIFEPAKSRLANAGLLPNEIGWFPEKVDANLNGVILGMHAKANNPELLKAKELNIPIYSFPQFIYEHAKDKTRVVIGGSHGKTTSTAMLMHVLRETKRDFDYMVGSQLAGFDTMVKLSNAPLTILEGDEYLTSPLDLRPKFHLYFPQIAMLTGIAWDHINVFPTFENYIEQFEIFINQLPDGAPLAYYEGDEHLQALAAKHRGRLRLMPYRELENRPTNIDGYKTIIQTAIGPVGLKIFGQHNLQNLAGVYLLSKELGIGDLEFYQAISTFDGTAKRLELLYDKENTTVYRDFAHSPSKLKATVNAVREQYINRKLTACFELHTYSSLNKDFLKEYQNSMDVADDLIIYYNAHSFEIKKMEPLQKAEVQNAFGTKAIIFDQTADLQNFLQQLDYENRVLLLMSSGSFDGIALNFWEK, translated from the coding sequence ATGAATTACCATTTTATATCAATAGGTGGGGCAGTGATGCACAATATGGCACTGGCTCTGCACCAACTGGGGCATACCATTACTGGCAGCGACGATGAAATATTTGAACCCGCCAAAAGCAGACTTGCAAATGCCGGTTTATTGCCAAACGAGATTGGTTGGTTCCCTGAAAAAGTAGATGCTAATTTGAATGGCGTGATACTGGGCATGCATGCAAAGGCCAATAATCCTGAACTTTTAAAAGCCAAGGAACTCAATATTCCTATATATTCATTTCCACAATTTATATATGAACATGCCAAAGATAAAACCCGTGTTGTAATTGGCGGCAGTCACGGCAAAACCACGAGCACCGCCATGTTGATGCATGTGCTGCGAGAAACAAAAAGAGATTTTGATTATATGGTCGGCTCGCAGCTTGCGGGTTTTGATACAATGGTGAAATTGAGCAATGCCCCACTCACTATTTTGGAAGGCGATGAATACCTCACTTCACCGCTAGACCTGCGACCCAAGTTCCATTTATATTTTCCACAAATTGCCATGCTTACGGGCATCGCTTGGGATCATATCAATGTATTTCCCACATTTGAAAACTATATAGAACAGTTTGAAATATTTATAAACCAATTGCCCGATGGTGCTCCCCTAGCATATTACGAAGGCGATGAGCACTTGCAAGCATTAGCCGCCAAACACAGAGGGCGTTTGCGATTAATGCCTTATAGAGAGCTGGAAAATCGCCCGACAAATATTGATGGTTATAAAACCATTATACAAACCGCCATTGGCCCAGTGGGGTTGAAAATATTTGGGCAGCACAATTTGCAAAACCTGGCTGGCGTATATTTATTGAGCAAGGAGCTGGGCATTGGAGATTTAGAATTTTACCAGGCTATATCTACTTTTGACGGCACGGCTAAACGTTTGGAGTTACTATATGACAAAGAAAATACTACAGTTTATAGAGATTTTGCACACAGCCCATCCAAACTCAAAGCCACGGTGAATGCGGTGCGAGAGCAGTATATAAATAGGAAGTTGACTGCCTGTTTCGAGTTGCATACCTATAGCAGTTTGAACAAAGATTTCTTGAAAGAATATCAAAACAGCATGGATGTGGCCGATGATCTTATCATATATTATAATGCTCATTCGTTCGAAATAAAAAAAATGGAACCTTTGCAAAAGGCCGAAGTGCAAAACGCATTTGGAACTAAAGCCATTATATTTGACCAAACAGCCGACCTGCAAAATTTCCTCCAACAGCTTGATTATGAAAACCGTGTACTGCTGCTGATGAGTTCGGGTTCGTTTGATGGCATCGCCTTAAATTTTTGGGAGAAATAA
- a CDS encoding CHAP domain-containing protein — MKKQYIIVLALILITSSYFIYSSVQNSSPHPIYKFGDVVDSLNGVYVYYNGRVSHTGERNTTKDGYNIGLKYQCVEFVKRYYYEYYRHKMPDTYGNARDFFDAKVNDGELNTARNLLQFSNHSKLKPKVGDLIILDGHWGNKYGHVAIVCSVTQSNISIIQQNPGVFDKSRVEMELDSANSKFEVKNSMVLGWLRKK, encoded by the coding sequence ATGAAAAAACAATATATAATAGTCTTGGCACTTATATTAATTACGAGCAGTTATTTTATATATAGTTCGGTACAAAATTCTAGTCCCCATCCTATCTATAAATTTGGCGATGTGGTAGACAGTTTAAATGGAGTTTATGTATATTATAATGGAAGGGTGAGCCACACTGGAGAAAGGAATACCACTAAGGATGGATATAATATTGGCTTAAAGTATCAATGTGTTGAATTTGTGAAACGATATTATTACGAGTATTATCGCCATAAAATGCCCGACACTTATGGCAATGCTAGAGATTTTTTTGATGCAAAAGTGAATGATGGTGAATTAAACACTGCACGAAATTTATTACAGTTTTCTAATCACAGTAAATTGAAGCCCAAAGTGGGCGATCTTATTATTTTAGACGGACATTGGGGCAATAAATATGGACATGTAGCTATTGTATGCTCAGTAACCCAGAGCAATATTTCTATTATACAGCAAAACCCGGGCGTGTTTGATAAGTCTCGTGTAGAAATGGAACTCGATTCTGCGAATTCGAAATTTGAAGTGAAGAACTCTATGGTTTTAGGATGGTTGCGGAAGAAGTAA